A region of the Microcystis aeruginosa FD4 genome:
AGTTTTGAAGTTACTTCAAGTATGTTTTGGGCAACTTCTAACGGTCTATTATTTTTCTTCCAATCTTCTATATTTCTGGCAGGTGGTTTGGTTAGATCGTAAATAGCTAGTTCACCTTCTTTCGCTAAAAATAGGTAACTTGGTCTAGCCATACACCATATTTTATTAAAGATTTGCCGTACTTTTTCATCTTCTTGAGTATCGCATTTAGCAAAAATAATCACAGGATTATTATTAACAAAAAAAACTTTTTCTGCTTCAACTTGCTTGGCTAATTCCAACCAATCTCCTTTTTCTATCCACTCTTCTAAAGTTATTTCTGACAATGACACTTTTGAACTCACTAAGTCGCCTTGACTAAAATCGAGTTCATTATAAGCAGATTCTAACAATTCATAAGCAGAAGTAGCTGTCATCATCTTGAGTAAATCACCGGTAATAGTTGATTGTGTTGGTTAGAGTCACACAACCTAATCTTTGGTTTTTTTGAACTATTTTTAATAGTATGACTGATAGGAAGCGTAACTGTCAAGTAAATAGACAAGCCGCCATTATGTCAATTTTTTAATAATTTGCCTCTAGCACTGAAAGCGAGAAAACAGCGTTCGCCTTTGGCGCGGCTTTGCCGTTCGCCTTTGGCGCGGCTTTGCCGTTCGCCTTTGGCGCAGCTTTGCCGTGGCAATTGTCCGTGACTCAATATCTGTAATAATCTAATACAGCCCTTGTAAACCTTCTTTAAGCTCTGGGTTTTCGTCTTGATCGAGATGCACAAAATCGCCCTTAGATGAGAATTAGTTTACAAAAATTTACATTTGGAGATAAGGAGCAATGAGTCAAGTTTCCGGTACAGATGTTCCCGATTTGGGTCGTCGTCAATTTATGAACCTGTTGACCTTTGGTACAATTACCGGAGTAGCAGCGGGGGCTTTGTATCCGATTGTTAAGTATTTTATTCCCCCCTCGGCCGGTGGTACGGGTGGCGGTGTCACCGCTAAAGATGCTCTCGGCAATGATGTGATTGTCAGTCAATTTCTGGCCGGCCATAACGCTGGCGATCGCACCTTAGCCCAAGGTTTAAAAGGCGACCCCACCTATTTAGTCGTCCAGGAAGACAAAACCCTAGCCAACTACGGAATTAACGCCGTCTGTACCCACTTAGGTTGTGTGGTGCCTTGGAACGCCAGCGAAGAAAAATTCATGTGTCCTTGCCACGGTTCCCAGTACAATGCCGAAGGAAAAGTAGTTCGCGGTCCAGCGCCTCTATCCTTAGCCCTCGCCCATGCCAACGTCACCGATAATGATAAAGTCGTCTTCTCCACTTGGACGGAAACCGACTTCCGCACCGGTGAAGAACCCTGGTGGTCCTAGATTATTCAATGTGACGAGATTTTGGAATTTTCAACCGATAGAGATGAGAACATTCAACTTTTTAAGCTTCCCGCAAGTCCACAGACAGGCCCTAGTGAAAGCTGTCCTCGTGGCGATCGCTACCGTTTCCCTACTCCTAACCAGCGATGTCATTAACCCCCAATCTGCCCAAGCATATCCTTTTTGGGCGCAACAAACCGCCCCGGAAACCCCCAGAGAAGCGACCGGTCGGATTGTCTGCGCGAACTGCCATTTAGCCCAAAAACCCGCCGAAATTGAAATCCCCCACTCGGTACTACCCGATAGCGTCTTTGAAGCAGTGGTAAAAATCCCCTACGATCCCGCTAGTCAACAGGTGTTAGGAGACGGATCGAAAGGGGGTTTAAACGTGGGTGCAGTCTTAATGCTACCAGATGGTTTTAAAATCGCGCCCCCCGATCGCATTCCCGAAGAAATGCAGGAAAAACTCGGTGGAGTCTATTTCCAATCCTACAAAGAAGGTCAAGATAACGTGGTTATCGTCGGTCCCTTACCCGGGGATCAATACAAAGAAATCGTTTTCCCCGTCCTGGCCCCCGATCCTAGCCAAGATAAGAGTATTCACTTCGGTAAATATGCTGTACATTTAGGGGCCAATCGCGGTCGCGGTCAACTGTACCCCACCGGTGAACCCAGCAATAATAACGCCTTCAAAGCTTCTACCGCAGGTACAATTAGCCAGATCAGCAAAACCGAAGCCGGTGGTTATGAAGTGACCATCACTTCCGAAGCGGGCCCCGTGGTGGAAAATATTCCCCCAGGGCCTGAGTTAATCGTCTCGGAAGGTCAAGCGATCGAAGTGGGACAAT
Encoded here:
- the petC gene encoding cytochrome b6-f complex iron-sulfur subunit, yielding MSQVSGTDVPDLGRRQFMNLLTFGTITGVAAGALYPIVKYFIPPSAGGTGGGVTAKDALGNDVIVSQFLAGHNAGDRTLAQGLKGDPTYLVVQEDKTLANYGINAVCTHLGCVVPWNASEEKFMCPCHGSQYNAEGKVVRGPAPLSLALAHANVTDNDKVVFSTWTETDFRTGEEPWWS
- the petA gene encoding cytochrome f, whose product is MRTFNFLSFPQVHRQALVKAVLVAIATVSLLLTSDVINPQSAQAYPFWAQQTAPETPREATGRIVCANCHLAQKPAEIEIPHSVLPDSVFEAVVKIPYDPASQQVLGDGSKGGLNVGAVLMLPDGFKIAPPDRIPEEMQEKLGGVYFQSYKEGQDNVVIVGPLPGDQYKEIVFPVLAPDPSQDKSIHFGKYAVHLGANRGRGQLYPTGEPSNNNAFKASTAGTISQISKTEAGGYEVTITSEAGPVVENIPPGPELIVSEGQAIEVGQFLTSNPNVGGFGQKETEVVLQNPGRIKGLVLFLGGIMLCQILLVIKKKQVERVQAAEMNF